The Lacrimispora xylanolytica genome has a segment encoding these proteins:
- a CDS encoding BglG family transcription antiterminator, whose protein sequence is MENRLPNIFLLVCQNKREFTVRELAQQMAVSTRTIYSDIKKLNEMLEAAEYPVIKADKGRLIYEEPLMIEFEELIGSTSDFVLSNQRFRRLRVMEAILLSGDQFTVEDLLKELDISRNTLLGDLKEIKEIFRYHTIGMEATPFKGYQITGNERSIRNLLILTISEDPLFFEDKLEKRSSRFLYSCEAFLDDVAKRLNVELSDVSFQRMLVTFWVTYARLSIGKRFPEGPREPLTREEITFVERKKELEELFQREVPVDDCFYLANKLGEASVVKYEELLSEKWLPFHLVTNEFIEAVEKEYGFEAFLTDSKLYEGLLNHLRPAYKRALSSDWAENPLLQYVLDHFSRLNKAVEQGVRVLEDKLKVTFNEHEISYFTLFFASVIERNEKQVRRTPNVIIVCNAGISTSEILKSRLQSMFHVNILGTFSVRNAALWLKEHYPDFIISTVPFQFRDIPVLKVTPYLSDYDIKEIQNQLSFLTAKIHISDVMNIIHKYVKVEENQLTPLKNELSIYLGITENSQLKKGIYQPMLKEILTTELISAKFEAASRDEAVTESGRLLVDKGLADESYIRAMIKNVEVNGTYIVIAPGIAMPHARPEEGALDIGLSIVTLKEPIPFGHPKNDPVRIVVGLCAIDHQSHLKALTELADILMDESKVERLTMAENAEQILEIIKEGSL, encoded by the coding sequence ATGGAAAACAGACTTCCAAACATATTCCTGCTGGTTTGCCAAAACAAACGTGAATTTACCGTCCGGGAGCTGGCGCAGCAGATGGCTGTAAGTACCAGGACCATATACAGCGATATAAAAAAATTAAATGAAATGCTGGAGGCCGCCGAATATCCGGTCATCAAAGCAGATAAAGGAAGATTGATTTATGAGGAACCTTTGATGATTGAATTTGAAGAGCTGATCGGTTCCACTTCTGATTTTGTTTTATCCAATCAAAGATTTCGCCGTCTGCGTGTGATGGAAGCCATTTTATTATCCGGGGACCAATTTACCGTAGAAGATCTTCTAAAGGAGCTGGATATCTCAAGAAACACCCTGTTAGGAGATTTAAAGGAAATAAAGGAAATATTCCGTTATCATACCATTGGAATGGAAGCGACGCCATTTAAGGGCTATCAAATTACCGGAAATGAGCGAAGCATCCGAAACCTTCTCATACTGACCATCAGCGAGGACCCATTGTTCTTCGAAGATAAATTAGAAAAGAGAAGCTCCCGGTTTTTATACTCCTGCGAGGCGTTTCTGGATGATGTGGCAAAGCGGCTCAATGTGGAACTAAGTGATGTATCTTTTCAGCGGATGCTGGTAACTTTTTGGGTCACCTATGCCAGACTTTCCATTGGAAAGCGATTTCCGGAAGGTCCCAGGGAACCCCTTACCAGAGAAGAGATTACCTTTGTAGAACGAAAGAAAGAGCTGGAAGAGCTTTTTCAGAGAGAGGTCCCGGTTGATGACTGCTTTTACCTGGCCAATAAGCTGGGAGAAGCCTCGGTAGTCAAATACGAGGAGCTTTTGTCAGAAAAATGGCTGCCTTTTCATCTGGTGACCAACGAGTTCATCGAGGCAGTGGAAAAGGAATATGGCTTTGAAGCGTTTTTAACGGATTCCAAACTTTATGAGGGACTTCTCAATCACCTGCGTCCTGCTTATAAGAGAGCATTATCCTCTGACTGGGCAGAAAATCCATTGCTCCAATACGTTCTGGATCATTTTTCAAGACTTAACAAGGCAGTGGAACAGGGAGTCAGGGTGTTAGAGGACAAGTTGAAGGTAACGTTCAATGAGCATGAAATATCTTATTTTACCCTGTTTTTTGCTTCGGTCATCGAACGAAATGAAAAACAGGTCCGGAGAACACCCAATGTAATCATCGTGTGCAATGCCGGAATCAGTACCTCCGAAATATTAAAAAGCAGGCTGCAATCCATGTTCCATGTAAACATACTTGGAACCTTTAGTGTCAGGAATGCGGCACTGTGGCTAAAGGAGCATTATCCGGATTTCATCATTTCAACGGTGCCATTTCAATTTAGAGATATCCCGGTCTTAAAGGTCACCCCCTATCTTTCTGACTATGATATCAAGGAAATACAGAATCAATTGTCCTTTCTCACTGCAAAGATTCATATATCCGACGTGATGAACATTATTCACAAATATGTAAAGGTTGAGGAGAACCAGCTGACCCCATTAAAAAATGAGTTGAGTATATATTTGGGAATTACAGAAAATTCACAATTAAAGAAAGGAATTTACCAACCTATGTTAAAAGAAATCTTAACCACTGAGCTGATCTCAGCAAAATTTGAAGCCGCCAGCCGGGATGAAGCCGTAACAGAAAGCGGCAGACTTCTGGTAGACAAAGGTCTGGCAGACGAGTCTTATATCAGGGCCATGATAAAAAATGTGGAGGTAAACGGCACTTATATTGTAATTGCCCCAGGAATCGCAATGCCCCATGCAAGACCAGAAGAAGGTGCACTGGATATAGGACTTAGCATTGTAACCTTAAAAGAGCCGATTCCATTCGGTCACCCAAAGAATGATCCAGTAAGGATCGTAGTTGGCTTATGTGCCATTGACCATCAGTCTCATCTAAAGGCTCTTACAGAACTAGCGGATATACTAATGGATGAAAGTAAGGTAGAACGCCTTACCATGGCTGAAAATGCAGAACAAATATTAGAAATTATTAAGGAGGGTTCATTATGA
- a CDS encoding DUF4491 family protein produces the protein MNYQGLITGIGTFLIIGLLHPVVIKSEYYFGTKVWPLFLITGIAFIGLSLFLTNIAASCLSAVMGFSLLWSINELFEQKQRVEKGWFPENPKKKEKK, from the coding sequence ATGAACTATCAGGGATTAATCACTGGAATCGGAACATTTTTGATCATCGGACTTTTACATCCGGTGGTAATTAAATCGGAGTATTACTTTGGCACAAAGGTATGGCCTTTATTTTTGATTACAGGAATCGCTTTTATTGGCCTGTCACTTTTTTTGACCAACATTGCGGCCTCCTGCTTATCGGCTGTTATGGGGTTTTCTCTTCTGTGGAGTATCAACGAGCTTTTTGAGCAGAAGCAGAGAGTGGAAAAAGGCTGGTTTCCTGAGAATCCAAAGAAAAAAGAGAAAAAGTAA
- a CDS encoding response regulator transcription factor, whose translation MAKLLLCDDEAALRAVLKRYAIFEKHDVVEAANGMEAISLCQKEFFDIIIMDVMMPVLDGFSAVKEIRKTSQTPVIMLSARGEEYDKILGFEMGIDDYVVKPFSSKEIMLRVNAILRRTSISTTTVLEDRNHIIYEKEGLRVDITAYKVFIDDNLAEMAPKEYDLLFFLIHNKNIAVPRERILSKVWGYDYFGDDRTLDTHMKLLRKSLGPYARFITTLRGFGYRFDG comes from the coding sequence ATGGCAAAATTATTACTATGTGACGACGAGGCTGCACTGCGTGCCGTCCTTAAGCGTTATGCTATTTTTGAGAAACATGATGTGGTGGAGGCAGCAAATGGTATGGAAGCAATTTCGCTGTGCCAAAAAGAGTTCTTTGATATTATTATTATGGATGTTATGATGCCGGTGCTGGACGGCTTTTCTGCCGTGAAAGAAATACGCAAAACTAGTCAGACCCCAGTCATCATGCTTTCCGCAAGGGGCGAGGAATATGACAAGATACTTGGTTTTGAAATGGGAATCGATGATTATGTAGTAAAACCTTTTTCCTCAAAAGAAATTATGCTGCGGGTAAACGCTATTTTACGCCGCACCTCCATAAGCACTACCACTGTACTCGAAGATAGGAACCATATTATATATGAAAAGGAAGGACTTCGGGTTGATATCACTGCCTACAAGGTATTTATTGATGATAATCTTGCAGAGATGGCTCCTAAGGAATATGATCTTCTCTTCTTTCTTATACACAATAAAAATATTGCTGTTCCGAGAGAGCGCATTCTGTCAAAAGTATGGGGGTATGATTACTTTGGTGATGACCGGACCTTGGATACTCATATGAAATTATTGAGAAAATCACTTGGTCCTTACGCCAGATTCATCACTACCTTGAGGGGGTTTGGGTACCGGTTTGATGGATAA
- a CDS encoding sensor histidine kinase has translation MEQAIKTVERSINSPDLQNVLVTLKDTKEITVSLADEKTPRPKRRPESKHRMEITQVRNFTLEDGKTISLLFNAVITPVNATLTTLKLQLYIVTGIMIILSVFLALRIAKKVSTPIAETNKSAKALASGNYNVSFKGHGFLEIKELSDTLNTAAAELRKTENLRRELMANISHDLRTPLALIYSYAEVMHDFPDEISQDQTQIIMDETKRLSSLVNDIMDVSRLETGTMEINKRTYSITKNISQTMERVAELVRKDGYKLSFDYQEEVYVNADEIKITQAIYNLLINAIHYSVLEKDIVIRQISYKGFIRIEIEDHGCGIAPEDLPFIWDRYYKVDKIHKRGITGSGLGLSIVKKIIDLHEGTCGTKSSQDKGSVFWFQLKSG, from the coding sequence ATGGAACAGGCAATAAAAACGGTGGAACGCAGTATAAACAGTCCTGATCTGCAAAACGTACTTGTTACACTGAAGGATACAAAAGAAATTACCGTATCCCTTGCCGATGAGAAAACTCCACGGCCAAAGAGAAGGCCTGAAAGTAAGCATAGAATGGAAATAACTCAGGTGAGAAATTTTACCCTGGAAGACGGGAAGACCATATCGTTATTGTTTAATGCAGTGATCACCCCTGTAAATGCAACCCTGACTACCCTGAAGCTGCAGCTTTATATCGTTACAGGTATTATGATCATCCTATCTGTATTTCTTGCTCTGCGAATCGCTAAAAAGGTTTCAACCCCCATAGCCGAGACCAACAAGAGTGCTAAGGCTCTGGCCTCCGGCAATTACAACGTCAGCTTTAAAGGCCATGGGTTCCTGGAAATTAAGGAGCTTTCTGATACACTAAATACCGCAGCGGCAGAGCTTCGCAAAACGGAAAACCTCCGGCGGGAATTAATGGCCAACATTTCCCATGATCTGCGGACTCCTCTTGCACTGATTTACAGCTACGCCGAAGTGATGCATGATTTCCCTGATGAAATATCTCAAGATCAAACTCAGATTATTATGGATGAAACGAAGCGGCTAAGCTCTCTGGTCAATGACATAATGGATGTATCACGTCTGGAAACCGGGACTATGGAAATTAACAAAAGGACTTATTCCATCACCAAAAACATAAGCCAGACCATGGAACGGGTCGCTGAGCTTGTCCGTAAGGATGGGTATAAGCTTTCTTTTGATTACCAGGAAGAGGTCTATGTCAACGCTGATGAGATAAAAATCACACAAGCTATTTATAATCTCCTGATCAATGCCATTCACTATAGCGTACTTGAAAAGGATATCGTGATACGCCAGATTTCTTACAAAGGCTTTATCCGGATTGAGATTGAAGACCACGGTTGCGGAATCGCACCTGAGGACCTTCCCTTTATCTGGGACCGCTATTATAAAGTAGATAAAATACATAAACGAGGCATCACAGGGAGTGGTTTGGGACTTTCCATTGTAAAAAAAATCATCGATCTCCACGAGGGTACCTGCGGCACAAAATCCAGTCAGGATAAAGGGAGTGTGTTCTGGTTTCAGTTAAAGTCAGGGTAA
- a CDS encoding 2-oxoacid:ferredoxin oxidoreductase subunit beta: protein MSEFKTYETAWCPGCGNFSILNSLKTALEELGKHPYEVLMLGGIGQAAKTPQYISANSFCGLHGRALPAAVAAKIANEKLTVIVNSGDGDSYGEGGNHFIHNIRRNVNITHFVHDNQIYGLTKGQASPTTAEGHVTGVQTEGNINPPLNPMLLALASGAGFVARGFSGDAKQLTALMKAAIEYPGYAYVDIMQPCITFNKINTFAYYKNAVMPLPEDYDPSDKLEAMRIAMGLDDKIPTGIIYREDKADFHKKHALLRDGKPLLDQEREPHVLDELIQSFI, encoded by the coding sequence ATGAGTGAATTCAAAACATATGAAACAGCCTGGTGTCCTGGCTGCGGTAATTTTTCCATATTAAACAGTTTAAAAACAGCCTTGGAGGAGTTGGGAAAGCATCCTTATGAGGTGCTGATGCTTGGAGGAATCGGGCAGGCAGCGAAAACACCTCAGTACATCAGTGCCAACAGCTTCTGCGGCCTCCACGGCAGAGCACTGCCGGCGGCAGTGGCAGCTAAGATAGCCAATGAAAAGCTTACCGTAATCGTCAATTCCGGTGACGGGGATTCTTATGGAGAAGGAGGAAACCATTTTATCCATAACATCAGAAGAAACGTCAATATCACCCATTTTGTCCATGACAACCAGATTTATGGTCTGACCAAAGGGCAGGCATCTCCAACCACAGCGGAAGGTCATGTGACAGGGGTACAGACTGAGGGCAACATTAATCCTCCCTTAAACCCAATGCTATTGGCCCTGGCATCAGGAGCCGGCTTTGTAGCCAGAGGCTTCAGCGGTGATGCCAAGCAGCTGACAGCCCTTATGAAAGCAGCCATTGAGTATCCAGGCTACGCATATGTGGATATTATGCAGCCCTGTATTACCTTTAATAAGATCAATACATTCGCATATTATAAAAATGCTGTTATGCCTCTACCGGAGGATTATGACCCTTCCGATAAGCTGGAGGCAATGAGAATTGCAATGGGCCTTGATGATAAGATTCCAACTGGAATTATCTATAGAGAGGATAAGGCAGATTTCCACAAAAAGCATGCTCTCTTAAGAGACGGAAAACCGCTCCTTGACCAGGAAAGAGAGCCCCATGTGCTAGACGAGTTGATTCAAAGCTTTATTTAA
- a CDS encoding 2-oxoacid:acceptor oxidoreductase subunit alpha has translation MYNILIGGAAGQGIDTTVSILEKLLKRSGYYIFTTRDFMSRVRGGHNFSLLRFGTEEITSHSDILDGIIALNEETIVLHKDKLKGKGFILCDISLDYSDPELNIIKLPMTQIAKELGNARASGSVAIGAVLKLFGEPFTYVEEVMKSLMKNQILEVNVKAAEAGYGKVEPLFEHLDGGFQDYMLISGSEALGLGAVAGGLKFYSAYPMSPSTAVLEYLASVGNSAGVLVEQAEDEIAAVNMAIGASFAGARAMTGTSGGGFCLKVEALGFSGIAEIPLVVVDVQRPGPATGLPTRTEQSDLKFVISASQGEFPRMVIALRTQEDAFYQTARALNLAEKYQIPVILLSDQYLGDGTACVKPYDFSRISFSDHATEAEGEYLRYRITEDGISPRLVPGKTEHLVAADSDEHDERGWITESALVRNQMVEKRMRKLKGLCEELLEPEFIGDENCSTLLLGWGSVYGPIKEAVQTLNKNGGSYGALVFGDIYPLPQERLKKYASGRKLINVEQNATGQLASLIRGETGIACDDSILKYDGRQITGEEIVKQLLEGGKKS, from the coding sequence ATGTATAATATTCTGATTGGCGGTGCTGCCGGACAGGGCATTGACACCACAGTATCTATTCTGGAAAAGCTGTTAAAGCGTTCCGGTTACTATATTTTTACAACGAGAGATTTCATGTCACGGGTTCGGGGAGGCCATAACTTTTCCCTCCTGCGTTTTGGAACAGAAGAGATTACTTCTCACAGCGATATTTTGGATGGAATCATAGCACTTAATGAGGAAACCATTGTATTACATAAAGACAAATTAAAAGGAAAAGGTTTTATATTATGTGACATCAGTCTGGATTATTCAGATCCGGAATTAAATATTATTAAGCTTCCCATGACTCAGATTGCAAAAGAACTTGGGAATGCGCGGGCATCAGGAAGCGTTGCAATCGGCGCAGTATTAAAATTATTTGGAGAGCCGTTCACCTATGTGGAAGAGGTGATGAAGAGTCTGATGAAGAACCAGATTCTGGAGGTGAATGTAAAAGCAGCGGAGGCAGGCTATGGAAAGGTAGAACCGTTGTTTGAGCATCTTGACGGAGGCTTTCAGGATTATATGCTCATTTCAGGAAGTGAAGCCTTAGGGTTAGGAGCAGTAGCCGGCGGCCTTAAGTTTTATTCCGCCTATCCAATGTCACCGTCAACAGCCGTTCTTGAGTATCTGGCATCTGTAGGAAATTCTGCTGGAGTACTGGTGGAGCAGGCAGAGGATGAGATTGCAGCTGTCAATATGGCAATTGGTGCTTCCTTTGCAGGCGCAAGAGCCATGACTGGAACCAGCGGAGGCGGTTTCTGTCTTAAGGTAGAGGCCCTGGGCTTTTCCGGAATTGCAGAAATCCCCCTTGTGGTGGTAGATGTACAGAGGCCGGGACCTGCCACAGGTCTTCCCACCAGAACAGAACAAAGTGATTTAAAGTTTGTTATTTCTGCTTCTCAGGGAGAATTTCCCCGAATGGTCATTGCTTTGCGGACCCAGGAAGATGCCTTTTATCAGACAGCCAGAGCCTTGAATCTGGCGGAAAAATACCAGATACCAGTCATTCTTTTGAGTGACCAGTATCTTGGCGATGGAACGGCCTGTGTAAAGCCTTACGACTTCTCCCGGATATCCTTCTCAGACCATGCCACTGAGGCAGAAGGGGAGTACTTACGCTATCGGATTACAGAAGATGGAATCTCTCCTAGACTGGTGCCTGGAAAGACAGAGCATCTGGTGGCAGCTGACAGTGACGAGCACGATGAAAGAGGCTGGATCACAGAATCTGCCCTTGTAAGAAACCAGATGGTGGAAAAGCGCATGAGGAAATTAAAGGGCCTATGCGAAGAACTTTTAGAGCCTGAATTTATTGGTGATGAAAATTGCTCCACCCTTCTCCTTGGCTGGGGCTCTGTTTACGGACCCATAAAGGAAGCAGTTCAGACCCTGAATAAGAATGGCGGCAGCTATGGAGCTTTAGTATTCGGAGACATTTATCCCCTTCCCCAGGAACGGTTAAAGAAATATGCCAGCGGCAGAAAGCTGATTAATGTAGAACAGAATGCCACCGGTCAGCTGGCTTCCCTGATTCGCGGAGAAACAGGAATTGCCTGTGACGACAGCATCTTAAAATATGACGGACGTCAGATCACAGGAGAAGAAATCGTGAAACAATTACTGGAAGGAGGTAAAAAGTCATGA
- a CDS encoding ABC transporter ATP-binding protein, which yields MIRFEHVAYSYDKIPFIEDMNISFEKGRITAIIGPNGSGKSTVIKLLARLLKPSRGRIILKGQDISSIRRKLFAREISVLLQSSHIPDMTVEQAVRSGRYPYQSFLEPASHEDQLITEQAIAMADCNWFREKPMCQLSGGERQRVFLAMILAQDTPVILLDEPTAYLDINVSYDMMELIRELNEKMGKTVVMVLHDMNLALNYADQVILMDQGRIVSFNSAADQGLHERIGETFGVKIQSVSQEEESQFYYLKR from the coding sequence ATGATCCGGTTTGAGCACGTGGCTTATTCCTACGACAAGATTCCCTTTATTGAAGATATGAACATAAGCTTTGAAAAGGGAAGGATAACGGCTATCATAGGCCCCAACGGCAGCGGAAAAAGTACGGTCATCAAGCTTTTAGCCCGTCTGTTAAAGCCCAGCCGGGGAAGAATAATTTTAAAAGGCCAGGATATCAGCTCCATCAGGCGAAAGCTATTTGCAAGAGAAATCTCCGTGTTGCTGCAAAGCAGCCACATACCGGATATGACGGTGGAACAGGCGGTTCGTTCTGGCAGGTACCCTTATCAGTCTTTTTTAGAACCGGCCTCTCATGAGGATCAGCTCATAACAGAACAGGCGATAGCAATGGCGGATTGTAATTGGTTTAGAGAAAAACCTATGTGTCAGCTGTCCGGGGGTGAACGGCAGAGGGTATTCCTTGCCATGATACTGGCTCAGGATACCCCTGTAATATTATTAGATGAGCCCACTGCTTATCTGGATATCAACGTCTCCTACGATATGATGGAGCTGATACGGGAGCTGAATGAAAAGATGGGAAAGACGGTAGTCATGGTCCTTCACGATATGAATCTGGCACTAAATTATGCCGATCAGGTGATTTTAATGGATCAGGGAAGGATTGTCAGCTTTAATTCTGCAGCCGATCAGGGACTTCATGAACGAATTGGCGAAACGTTTGGCGTGAAAATACAAAGCGTTTCACAGGAGGAGGAATCTCAGTTTTATTATTTGAAGAGATAA
- a CDS encoding FecCD family ABC transporter permease — MSTFQTFFQEKRSKAWVFLFLSAAGLLLGLMAGLCLGANPIGVSMLIKTLRQGDPDDSIYRIIMTVRFPRVLGALLAGSGLAVSGTIIQSVLNNPLASPNIIGVNAGAGFFVLLTSALLPPSLYLLPAAAFFGAMFACLLVLLFGALGQMSQLMLVLIGFVVNSIFSAGMNTIMILYPDAYVGSGNFLAGGLSSVTTKALACPSVLIFLGLILSVLSSKGLNLLSLGSDYARTLGMNVPVSRCLYLAVASILAGAAVSFCGLIGFVGLLVPHGVKLLIGTDNRFVIPASALTGGWFVIVCDLLSRTMFLPYELPVGIFMSLIGSPCFLYLILKSRKNRISG, encoded by the coding sequence ATGAGTACCTTTCAAACATTCTTTCAGGAGAAAAGAAGTAAAGCATGGGTCTTTCTTTTTTTGTCAGCAGCAGGTCTGCTTTTAGGACTGATGGCGGGCCTCTGTCTGGGAGCCAATCCCATAGGAGTATCAATGCTTATAAAAACTTTAAGACAAGGGGACCCTGACGATTCTATATATCGTATCATAATGACAGTACGATTTCCCAGAGTGTTAGGTGCACTTTTAGCTGGAAGCGGCCTTGCTGTGTCCGGAACCATCATTCAGTCCGTGCTCAATAATCCTCTGGCAAGCCCAAATATTATAGGAGTCAATGCCGGAGCCGGATTCTTTGTGTTACTGACGTCCGCTCTATTGCCTCCTTCTCTTTATCTGCTTCCGGCAGCTGCATTTTTCGGTGCTATGTTTGCCTGCCTGCTGGTACTTCTTTTTGGAGCTTTGGGACAGATGTCACAGCTTATGCTGGTGCTGATCGGATTTGTAGTAAACAGTATATTCAGCGCCGGAATGAATACAATCATGATTTTATATCCCGATGCCTATGTAGGATCAGGCAATTTCCTGGCGGGAGGCCTCTCTTCTGTGACCACTAAAGCTCTGGCCTGTCCCTCTGTTCTTATTTTTCTTGGCCTGATACTTTCCGTTCTTTCTTCCAAAGGATTAAATCTTTTAAGTCTTGGAAGTGATTATGCCAGAACCCTTGGGATGAATGTCCCCGTAAGCCGATGCCTGTATCTGGCTGTGGCTTCCATCCTGGCCGGTGCGGCGGTAAGCTTTTGTGGGCTGATCGGCTTTGTAGGACTATTGGTTCCCCATGGTGTAAAGCTGCTCATTGGCACGGATAACCGGTTTGTAATTCCTGCCAGTGCCCTGACAGGGGGCTGGTTTGTCATTGTCTGCGATCTGCTCTCAAGAACCATGTTTCTGCCCTATGAGCTGCCGGTAGGAATCTTTATGTCGTTGATTGGGAGTCCCTGCTTTCTATATCTGATTTTAAAAAGCAGGAAGAACCGTATCAGTGGTTAG
- a CDS encoding ABC transporter substrate-binding protein, which produces MKYKYIIAATLCMLIAGLVNGCGHKSEEPAPTLEGYRFADALGQEVTVRNPKRVVALMGSFAETWLNAGGELVGVTDDAFEERGLSLPKDMVTVGTYNSPNLEKIMECSPDLVILSSETKEHVALKDTLNQAGITTAYFQVTYFEDYLDMLKTCTDITGRKDLYEKNGVEIKQKIGSILSKKSSLPSPSILFLVTYSGGAIVKNSQCMTGKMLKDLGCNNIADKNKSLLKEFSMESIIQEDPDYIFVVPMGNSDELADKNRKETVEKNPAWNGLRAVKNNHYIILPKEMFLYKPDAKWGESYEYLSNILSGEKK; this is translated from the coding sequence ATGAAATACAAATACATCATTGCTGCAACGCTCTGTATGCTGATTGCCGGATTGGTGAATGGATGCGGCCATAAAAGTGAGGAGCCGGCCCCCACATTAGAAGGATATCGGTTTGCGGATGCTTTAGGCCAGGAGGTCACCGTCAGGAATCCAAAGCGTGTGGTCGCCCTTATGGGAAGCTTTGCAGAGACCTGGCTGAATGCAGGAGGAGAGCTTGTTGGAGTTACCGATGATGCTTTCGAAGAAAGAGGACTTTCCCTGCCAAAAGATATGGTGACAGTTGGTACCTATAACAGTCCGAACCTTGAAAAAATCATGGAATGCTCCCCGGATCTGGTGATTCTTTCTTCCGAAACAAAAGAACACGTGGCACTTAAGGATACACTGAATCAGGCGGGAATTACGACGGCTTACTTTCAGGTGACTTATTTTGAGGATTATTTAGATATGCTGAAAACCTGCACAGATATTACAGGGCGAAAGGATCTTTATGAAAAAAATGGTGTGGAAATCAAACAGAAGATTGGTTCCATTCTATCGAAAAAAAGCAGTTTGCCCTCTCCATCGATTCTCTTTCTCGTGACTTATTCCGGAGGTGCCATAGTAAAAAATTCTCAGTGCATGACTGGTAAAATGCTAAAGGATTTAGGCTGTAATAACATTGCAGATAAAAACAAGAGCCTGTTAAAGGAATTCAGCATGGAGTCCATCATACAGGAAGACCCGGATTATATTTTTGTCGTACCCATGGGAAACAGTGATGAACTGGCAGATAAAAACCGAAAGGAAACGGTGGAGAAAAATCCGGCCTGGAATGGCCTCCGAGCAGTCAAAAACAATCATTATATCATCTTGCCGAAAGAAATGTTTTTATATAAACCAGATGCAAAATGGGGGGAAAGCTATGAGTACCTTTCAAACATTCTTTCAGGAGAAAAGAAGTAA
- the nirJ2 gene encoding putative heme d1 biosynthesis radical SAM protein NirJ2: MIVSWLTTNQCNLKCRHCYQDAGSRRDKELNTEEAKKMIEEIKAAGFKIMIFSGGEPLMRPDIYELVSYASAQGLRPVFGTNGTLITEDTAKKLKECGAKAMGISIDSLDQEKHNYFRGKEDAYQLTMEGIENCKKAGLPFQIHTTIMDWNQNEVCDIIDFSVRTGAIACYLFFLIPVGRGKFLERTTLEVLEYENLLKTIMEKQKQVPIDIKPTCAPQFIRVAKQMDVKTRFQKGCLAGLSYCIIDPTGTVRPCAYMVEEAGNVRQEPFDQIWRNSSLLNHLRTRHYKGTCHGCAYEEECGGCRARAGYYHEGDYMGEDSYCAYGKGFEAGGTWA, from the coding sequence ATGATTGTATCATGGCTGACCACCAATCAATGCAATTTAAAATGCAGGCATTGCTATCAGGATGCCGGAAGCAGGCGTGACAAAGAACTGAACACAGAAGAAGCAAAAAAAATGATAGAAGAGATCAAAGCCGCAGGTTTTAAAATTATGATATTCAGTGGAGGAGAGCCTCTCATGCGCCCGGACATCTATGAGCTGGTGTCATATGCCAGCGCTCAGGGCCTTCGCCCGGTCTTTGGTACCAATGGAACTCTGATTACAGAGGATACTGCAAAAAAGCTGAAAGAATGCGGCGCAAAAGCAATGGGAATCAGCATTGACAGCCTGGACCAGGAGAAACACAACTATTTCCGTGGAAAAGAGGATGCATATCAGCTGACCATGGAAGGCATTGAGAACTGTAAAAAGGCCGGCCTGCCCTTTCAGATTCATACCACCATTATGGATTGGAATCAGAACGAGGTATGTGACATCATTGATTTCAGTGTAAGAACAGGCGCCATTGCCTGCTATCTGTTTTTTCTCATTCCTGTGGGCAGAGGTAAGTTCCTGGAAAGAACCACCCTTGAGGTACTGGAATATGAGAATCTGCTAAAAACCATTATGGAAAAGCAAAAGCAGGTGCCCATTGATATAAAGCCTACCTGTGCGCCCCAGTTTATCCGAGTGGCAAAACAGATGGATGTAAAGACCCGGTTTCAAAAAGGCTGTCTTGCGGGACTGTCCTATTGCATCATTGACCCAACGGGAACCGTAAGACCCTGTGCTTATATGGTAGAGGAAGCTGGCAATGTCCGACAGGAGCCCTTTGACCAGATATGGAGAAACAGCAGCTTATTAAATCATCTTCGCACCCGGCATTACAAAGGGACATGTCATGGCTGTGCTTATGAAGAGGAATGCGGAGGCTGCCGGGCAAGGGCAGGGTACTATCATGAGGGGGATTATATGGGAGAGGACAGCTATTGTGCTTACGGAAAAGGCTTTGAGGCAGGAGGGACATGGGCTTGA